A stretch of the Rhinoderma darwinii isolate aRhiDar2 chromosome 3, aRhiDar2.hap1, whole genome shotgun sequence genome encodes the following:
- the LOC142750719 gene encoding olfactory receptor 10A7-like, producing QENNLTAVTEFFLLAFQVSQDLQILLYCLLLVVYCGTIYGNLLIITLVSISKNLHTPMYFFISLLSISDILLTSDIVPNMLHIILSNGGTITFINCLTQFFFFGVSEAFECFLLTVMSYDRYVAICNPLRYTSIMTRRHCVILTVISWFLGFFIILINAITISNLSFCGPNIIDHFFCDLVPLIELSCFDTSIIQLELYLQSVPFVIIPTTIIGMSYTYIILTIFRIPSSTGRQKAFSTCSSHLIVVSIFYWTMFSVYIVPTKGQTATMSKILSLLYTVITPFINPIIYSLRNKDIRIAVKQTLDKHVIW from the coding sequence CAGGAGAACAATCTGACGGCGGTCACTGAGTTTTTCCTCTTAGCTTTTCAAGTCAGTCAAGATTTACAAATTTTACTTTACTGTCTTCTCCTGGTGGTTTACTGTGGGACAATATATGGAAACCTCCTGATCATTACCCTGGTGTCCATCAGTAAGAACCTCCACACTCCAATGTACTTCTTCATCTCACTACTGTCCATCAGCGACATCTTGTTGACCTCAGATATTGTCCCTAACATGCTCCATATTATACTGAGTAATGGGGGGACCATTACTTTTATTAACTGTTtgactcagtttttttttttcggtgTCTCAGAAGCATTTGAATGTTTTCTCCTCACAGTGATGTCTtatgacagatatgtggccatctgTAACCCCCTCCGTTACACCTCTATTATGACACGTAGACATTGTGTGATATTGACCGTCATCTCTTGGTTTCTTGGATTTTTCATTATTTTGATTAACGCCATAACAATATCAAATCTAAGTTTCTGTGGACCAAATATCATTGACCATTTCTTCTGTGATCTTGTTCCCTTAATAGAACTTTCCTGTTTTGATACCTCCATTATTCAGCTGGAACTGTATTTACAGAGTGTTCCCTTTGTAATTATTCCAACCACAATCATTGGAATGTCTTATACTTACATAATTCTAACAATCTTCAGGATTCCGTCCAGTACCGGTAGacagaaagccttctccacctgtagctcccacctcatTGTCGTCTCCATATTTTACTGGACTATGTTCAGTGTCTATATTGTCCCAACAAAAGGACAAACAGCCACCATGAGTAAGATCCTATCCCTGCTCTACACTGTGATTACTCCATTCATAAACCCCATTATATACAGTCTACGGAATAAAGACATTAGGATAGCCGTAAAGCAAACACTTGACAAGCATGTAATCTGGTAA